In Mustela nigripes isolate SB6536 unplaced genomic scaffold, MUSNIG.SB6536 HiC_scaffold_148, whole genome shotgun sequence, the following are encoded in one genomic region:
- the LOC132008418 gene encoding olfactory receptor 4A47-like, which yields MDPRNNVTYFVLLGLTQDPKEQKVLFVMFLLFYILTVVGNVLIVVTIAVSKTLGSPMYLFLANLSFMDVTYSSCICPRLISGLLFAENTISFQSCMTQLFTEHLFGGSEVFLLLVMAYDRYVAICKPLHYLVIMRQWVCVVLLVVSWVGGFLHSVIQVSTVYGLPFCGPNVIDHFICEMYPLLELICTDTYVIGLLVVANGGMICTIVFMFLLISYGFILYSLKNLSSEGRRKALQTCGSHITVVVFFFVPCIFMYVRPAKTFPIDKSLSVFFTVITPMLNPLIYTLRNSEMTNAMKKLWSRNVISFSR from the coding sequence ATGGACCCAAGAAACAATGTAACTTACTTTGTCCTCTTGGGTCTCACCCAGGATCCAAAGGAACAGAAGGTCCTTTTTGTTATGTTCTTGCTCTTCTATATTTTGACTGTGGTGGGCAATGTGCTCATTGTGGTGACTATAGCAGTCAGTAAGACCCTGGGCTCTCCTATGTACTTGTTTCTTGCTAATTTGTCTTTTATGGATGTCACTTATTCCTCTTGCATTTGCCCCAGATTGATTTCAGGTTTGTTGTTTGCAGAAAATACCATATCCTTCCAATCTTGTATGACTCAactatttactgaacaccttTTTGGTGGCTCAGAGGTCTTTCTTCTACtagtgatggcctatgaccgttatgtggccatctgcaagcccttGCATTATTTGGTGATCATGAGGCAATGGGTGTGTGTTGTGCTGCTGGTAGTGTCCTGGGTTGGAGGTTTTCTGCATTCAGTAATTCAGGTTAGCACTGTTTATGGGCTCCCATTCTGTGGTCCCAATGTTATTgatcatttcatctgtgaaatgtatCCCTTACTGGAACTCATCTGTACTGACACATATGTCATTGGCCTGTTAGTGGTGGCCAATGGAGGGATGATCTGCACTATTGTGTTTATGTTCTTGCTCATCTCTTATGGTTTTATATTGTACTCTCTAAAGAATCTTAGTTCAGAAGGGAGGCGAAAAGCCCTCCAGACCTGTGGTTCTCACATCACTGTGGTGGTCTTCTTCTTTGTTCCATGCATTTTCATGTATGTACGACCTGCTAAGACTTTCCCCATTGACAAGTCATTGAGTGTGTTTTTTACAGTCATAACCCCCATGCTGAACCCACTCATCTACACTCTGAGAAATTCTGAGATGACAAATGCTATGAAGAAGCTCTGGAGTAGAAATGTTATATCTTTTAGTAGATAA